In Canis lupus dingo isolate Sandy chromosome 1, ASM325472v2, whole genome shotgun sequence, a single genomic region encodes these proteins:
- the RDH13 gene encoding retinol dehydrogenase 13 isoform X4 produces MNRYLLPLSVLGTAVGGAVLLRDYIAGGACPSKATIPGKTVIVTGANTGIGKQTALELARRGGNIILACRDMEKCEAAAKEIRGETLNHRVSAWHLDLASLKSIREFAAKIIEEEEQVHILVNNAAVMRCPHWTTKDGFEMQFGVNHLGHFLLTNLLLDKLKASAPSRIINLSSLAHVAGHIDFDDLNWEKRKYDTKAAYCQSKLAVILFTKELSRRLQGTGVTVNALHPGVARTELGRHTGMHSSAFSSFTLGPIFWLLVKSPQLAAQPSTYLAVAEELEGVSGKYFDGLKEKAPAPEAEDEEVAQRLWAESARLVGLEMSGVSSVRGQPLPK; encoded by the exons ATGAACCGCTACCTCCTACCGCTGTCTGTGCTCGGCACGGCGGTGGGTGGCGCCGTGCTGCTCCG AGACTACATTGCGGGCGGGGCCTGTCCCAGCAAGGCCACCATTCCTGGGAAGACCGTCATTGTGACTGGCGCCAATACAGGCATTGGGAAGCAGACGGCCTTGGAGCTGGCCAGAAGAG GAGGCAACATCATTCTGGCCTGTCGAGATATGGAGAAGTGTGAGGCAGCGGCAAAGGAGATTCGTGGGGAAACCCTTAATCACCGTgtcagtgcctggcacctggacTTGGCCTCTCTCAAGTCCATCCGAGAGTTTGCAGCGAAGATCATTGAAG AGGAGGAGCAAGTTCATATCCTGGTCAACAACGCGGCCGTGATGCGGTGCCCCCACTGGACCACCAAGGACGGCTTTGAGATGCAGTTTGGTGTTAACCACTTGG GTCACTTTCTCTTGACAAACTTGCTGCTGGACAAACTGAAAGCCTCAGCCCCTTCACGGATCATCAACCTCTCATCCTTGGCCCACGTTGCAGGACACATAGACTTTGATGACTTGAACTGGGAGAAGAGGAAGTATGACACCAAAGCGGCTTATTGCCAGAGTAAGCTGGCCGTCATCCTCTTTACCAAGGAGCTGAGCCGGCGGCTgcagg GCACAGGCGTGACTGTCAATGCACTGCACCCTGGTGTGGCCAGGACAGAGctgggcagacacacaggcatgcacagcTCTGCCTTCTCCAGTTTCACACTCG GGCCCATCTTCTGGCTGTTGGTCAAGAGCCCCCAGCTGGCAGCCCAGCCCAGCACGTACCTGGCCGTGGCAGAGGAATTGGAGGGTGTTTCTGGAAAGTACTTTGATGGACTCAAAGAGAAGGCTCCAGCCCCGGAAGCTGAGGATGAAGAGGTAGCCCAGAGGCTTTGGGCTGAAAGTGCCCGCTTGGTGGGCTTGGAGATGTCAGGTGTTTCCTCAGTGAGGGGGCAGCCCCTCCCTAAATAA
- the RDH13 gene encoding retinol dehydrogenase 13 isoform X5 — protein MNRYLLPLSVLGTAVGGAVLLRDYIAGGACPSKATIPGKTVIVTGANTGIGKQTALELARRGGNIILACRDMEKCEAAAKEIRGETLNHRVSAWHLDLASLKSIREFAAKIIEGHFLLTNLLLDKLKASAPSRIINLSSLAHVAGHIDFDDLNWEKRKYDTKAAYCQSKLAVILFTKELSRRLQGTGVTVNALHPGVARTELGRHTGMHSSAFSSFTLGVMLGPSRCLMSSGDVPSSVTSVMTALGWQRHTGHRALLPLGTWLPAPPPAHPAGSSCMGSLLTCRPQFGWVSQSGSRVCISG, from the exons ATGAACCGCTACCTCCTACCGCTGTCTGTGCTCGGCACGGCGGTGGGTGGCGCCGTGCTGCTCCG AGACTACATTGCGGGCGGGGCCTGTCCCAGCAAGGCCACCATTCCTGGGAAGACCGTCATTGTGACTGGCGCCAATACAGGCATTGGGAAGCAGACGGCCTTGGAGCTGGCCAGAAGAG GAGGCAACATCATTCTGGCCTGTCGAGATATGGAGAAGTGTGAGGCAGCGGCAAAGGAGATTCGTGGGGAAACCCTTAATCACCGTgtcagtgcctggcacctggacTTGGCCTCTCTCAAGTCCATCCGAGAGTTTGCAGCGAAGATCATTGAAG GTCACTTTCTCTTGACAAACTTGCTGCTGGACAAACTGAAAGCCTCAGCCCCTTCACGGATCATCAACCTCTCATCCTTGGCCCACGTTGCAGGACACATAGACTTTGATGACTTGAACTGGGAGAAGAGGAAGTATGACACCAAAGCGGCTTATTGCCAGAGTAAGCTGGCCGTCATCCTCTTTACCAAGGAGCTGAGCCGGCGGCTgcagg GCACAGGCGTGACTGTCAATGCACTGCACCCTGGTGTGGCCAGGACAGAGctgggcagacacacaggcatgcacagcTCTGCCTTCTCCAGTTTCACACTCG GAGTGATGCTGGGTCCTTCAAGATGCCTTATGTCGTCAGGAGACGTCCCATCATCGGTGACATCAGTAATGACAGCCTTGGGCTGGCAGAGGCACACAGGGCACAGAGCCTTGCTGCCCCTGGGCACgtggctccctgctcctccacctgctcaCCCAGCCGGGAGCTCCTgcatgggctctctgctcacctgTCGTCCACAGTTTGGGTGGGTCTCTCAATCAGGGTCCCGTGTCTGCATATCTGGGTAG
- the RDH13 gene encoding retinol dehydrogenase 13 isoform X1, translated as MNRYLLPLSVLGTAVGGAVLLRDYIAGGACPSKATIPGKTVIVTGANTGIGKQTALELARRGAFSAEAWREATSFWPVEIWRSVRQRQRRFVGKPLITVSVPGTWTWPLSSPSESLQRRSLKEEQVHILVNNAAVMRCPHWTTKDGFEMQFGVNHLGHFLLTNLLLDKLKASAPSRIINLSSLAHVAGHIDFDDLNWEKRKYDTKAAYCQSKLAVILFTKELSRRLQGTGVTVNALHPGVARTELGRHTGMHSSAFSSFTLGVMLGPSRCLMSSGDVPSSVTSVMTALGWQRHTGHRALLPLGTWLPAPPPAHPAGSSCMGSLLTCRPQFGWVSQSGSRVCISG; from the exons ATGAACCGCTACCTCCTACCGCTGTCTGTGCTCGGCACGGCGGTGGGTGGCGCCGTGCTGCTCCG AGACTACATTGCGGGCGGGGCCTGTCCCAGCAAGGCCACCATTCCTGGGAAGACCGTCATTGTGACTGGCGCCAATACAGGCATTGGGAAGCAGACGGCCTTGGAGCTGGCCAGAAGAGGTGCTTTTTCTGCTGAGGCTTGGCGT GAGGCAACATCATTCTGGCCTGTCGAGATATGGAGAAGTGTGAGGCAGCGGCAAAGGAGATTCGTGGGGAAACCCTTAATCACCGTgtcagtgcctggcacctggacTTGGCCTCTCTCAAGTCCATCCGAGAGTTTGCAGCGAAGATCATTGAAG GAGGAGCAAGTTCATATCCTGGTCAACAACGCGGCCGTGATGCGGTGCCCCCACTGGACCACCAAGGACGGCTTTGAGATGCAGTTTGGTGTTAACCACTTGG GTCACTTTCTCTTGACAAACTTGCTGCTGGACAAACTGAAAGCCTCAGCCCCTTCACGGATCATCAACCTCTCATCCTTGGCCCACGTTGCAGGACACATAGACTTTGATGACTTGAACTGGGAGAAGAGGAAGTATGACACCAAAGCGGCTTATTGCCAGAGTAAGCTGGCCGTCATCCTCTTTACCAAGGAGCTGAGCCGGCGGCTgcagg GCACAGGCGTGACTGTCAATGCACTGCACCCTGGTGTGGCCAGGACAGAGctgggcagacacacaggcatgcacagcTCTGCCTTCTCCAGTTTCACACTCG GAGTGATGCTGGGTCCTTCAAGATGCCTTATGTCGTCAGGAGACGTCCCATCATCGGTGACATCAGTAATGACAGCCTTGGGCTGGCAGAGGCACACAGGGCACAGAGCCTTGCTGCCCCTGGGCACgtggctccctgctcctccacctgctcaCCCAGCCGGGAGCTCCTgcatgggctctctgctcacctgTCGTCCACAGTTTGGGTGGGTCTCTCAATCAGGGTCCCGTGTCTGCATATCTGGGTAG
- the RDH13 gene encoding retinol dehydrogenase 13 isoform X3: MNRYLLPLSVLGTAVGGAVLLRDYIAGGACPSKATIPGKTVIVTGANTGIGKQTALELARRGGNIILACRDMEKCEAAAKEIRGETLNHRVSAWHLDLASLKSIREFAAKIIEEEEQVHILVNNAAVMRCPHWTTKDGFEMQFGVNHLGHFLLTNLLLDKLKASAPSRIINLSSLAHVAGHIDFDDLNWEKRKYDTKAAYCQSKLAVILFTKELSRRLQGTGVTVNALHPGVARTELGRHTGMHSSAFSSFTLGVMLGPSRCLMSSGDVPSSVTSVMTALGWQRHTGHRALLPLGTWLPAPPPAHPAGSSCMGSLLTCRPQFGWVSQSGSRVCISG, from the exons ATGAACCGCTACCTCCTACCGCTGTCTGTGCTCGGCACGGCGGTGGGTGGCGCCGTGCTGCTCCG AGACTACATTGCGGGCGGGGCCTGTCCCAGCAAGGCCACCATTCCTGGGAAGACCGTCATTGTGACTGGCGCCAATACAGGCATTGGGAAGCAGACGGCCTTGGAGCTGGCCAGAAGAG GAGGCAACATCATTCTGGCCTGTCGAGATATGGAGAAGTGTGAGGCAGCGGCAAAGGAGATTCGTGGGGAAACCCTTAATCACCGTgtcagtgcctggcacctggacTTGGCCTCTCTCAAGTCCATCCGAGAGTTTGCAGCGAAGATCATTGAAG AGGAGGAGCAAGTTCATATCCTGGTCAACAACGCGGCCGTGATGCGGTGCCCCCACTGGACCACCAAGGACGGCTTTGAGATGCAGTTTGGTGTTAACCACTTGG GTCACTTTCTCTTGACAAACTTGCTGCTGGACAAACTGAAAGCCTCAGCCCCTTCACGGATCATCAACCTCTCATCCTTGGCCCACGTTGCAGGACACATAGACTTTGATGACTTGAACTGGGAGAAGAGGAAGTATGACACCAAAGCGGCTTATTGCCAGAGTAAGCTGGCCGTCATCCTCTTTACCAAGGAGCTGAGCCGGCGGCTgcagg GCACAGGCGTGACTGTCAATGCACTGCACCCTGGTGTGGCCAGGACAGAGctgggcagacacacaggcatgcacagcTCTGCCTTCTCCAGTTTCACACTCG GAGTGATGCTGGGTCCTTCAAGATGCCTTATGTCGTCAGGAGACGTCCCATCATCGGTGACATCAGTAATGACAGCCTTGGGCTGGCAGAGGCACACAGGGCACAGAGCCTTGCTGCCCCTGGGCACgtggctccctgctcctccacctgctcaCCCAGCCGGGAGCTCCTgcatgggctctctgctcacctgTCGTCCACAGTTTGGGTGGGTCTCTCAATCAGGGTCCCGTGTCTGCATATCTGGGTAG
- the RDH13 gene encoding retinol dehydrogenase 13 isoform X2, translating to MNRYLLPLSVLGTAVGGAVLLRDYIAGGACPSKATIPGKTVIVTGANTGIGKQTALELARRGAFSAEAWREATSFWPVEIWRSVRQRQRRFVGKPLITVSVPGTWTWPLSSPSESLQRRSLKEEQVHILVNNAAVMRCPHWTTKDGFEMQFGVNHLGHFLLTNLLLDKLKASAPSRIINLSSLAHVAGHIDFDDLNWEKRKYDTKAAYCQSKLAVILFTKELSRRLQGTGVTVNALHPGVARTELGRHTGMHSSAFSSFTLGPIFWLLVKSPQLAAQPSTYLAVAEELEGVSGKYFDGLKEKAPAPEAEDEEVAQRLWAESARLVGLEMSGVSSVRGQPLPK from the exons ATGAACCGCTACCTCCTACCGCTGTCTGTGCTCGGCACGGCGGTGGGTGGCGCCGTGCTGCTCCG AGACTACATTGCGGGCGGGGCCTGTCCCAGCAAGGCCACCATTCCTGGGAAGACCGTCATTGTGACTGGCGCCAATACAGGCATTGGGAAGCAGACGGCCTTGGAGCTGGCCAGAAGAGGTGCTTTTTCTGCTGAGGCTTGGCGT GAGGCAACATCATTCTGGCCTGTCGAGATATGGAGAAGTGTGAGGCAGCGGCAAAGGAGATTCGTGGGGAAACCCTTAATCACCGTgtcagtgcctggcacctggacTTGGCCTCTCTCAAGTCCATCCGAGAGTTTGCAGCGAAGATCATTGAAG GAGGAGCAAGTTCATATCCTGGTCAACAACGCGGCCGTGATGCGGTGCCCCCACTGGACCACCAAGGACGGCTTTGAGATGCAGTTTGGTGTTAACCACTTGG GTCACTTTCTCTTGACAAACTTGCTGCTGGACAAACTGAAAGCCTCAGCCCCTTCACGGATCATCAACCTCTCATCCTTGGCCCACGTTGCAGGACACATAGACTTTGATGACTTGAACTGGGAGAAGAGGAAGTATGACACCAAAGCGGCTTATTGCCAGAGTAAGCTGGCCGTCATCCTCTTTACCAAGGAGCTGAGCCGGCGGCTgcagg GCACAGGCGTGACTGTCAATGCACTGCACCCTGGTGTGGCCAGGACAGAGctgggcagacacacaggcatgcacagcTCTGCCTTCTCCAGTTTCACACTCG GGCCCATCTTCTGGCTGTTGGTCAAGAGCCCCCAGCTGGCAGCCCAGCCCAGCACGTACCTGGCCGTGGCAGAGGAATTGGAGGGTGTTTCTGGAAAGTACTTTGATGGACTCAAAGAGAAGGCTCCAGCCCCGGAAGCTGAGGATGAAGAGGTAGCCCAGAGGCTTTGGGCTGAAAGTGCCCGCTTGGTGGGCTTGGAGATGTCAGGTGTTTCCTCAGTGAGGGGGCAGCCCCTCCCTAAATAA
- the RDH13 gene encoding retinol dehydrogenase 13 isoform X6, which produces MNRYLLPLSVLGTAVGGAVLLRDYIAGGACPSKATIPGKTVIVTGANTGIGKQTALELARRGGNIILACRDMEKCEAAAKEIRGETLNHRVSAWHLDLASLKSIREFAAKIIEGHFLLTNLLLDKLKASAPSRIINLSSLAHVAGHIDFDDLNWEKRKYDTKAAYCQSKLAVILFTKELSRRLQGTGVTVNALHPGVARTELGRHTGMHSSAFSSFTLGPIFWLLVKSPQLAAQPSTYLAVAEELEGVSGKYFDGLKEKAPAPEAEDEEVAQRLWAESARLVGLEMSGVSSVRGQPLPK; this is translated from the exons ATGAACCGCTACCTCCTACCGCTGTCTGTGCTCGGCACGGCGGTGGGTGGCGCCGTGCTGCTCCG AGACTACATTGCGGGCGGGGCCTGTCCCAGCAAGGCCACCATTCCTGGGAAGACCGTCATTGTGACTGGCGCCAATACAGGCATTGGGAAGCAGACGGCCTTGGAGCTGGCCAGAAGAG GAGGCAACATCATTCTGGCCTGTCGAGATATGGAGAAGTGTGAGGCAGCGGCAAAGGAGATTCGTGGGGAAACCCTTAATCACCGTgtcagtgcctggcacctggacTTGGCCTCTCTCAAGTCCATCCGAGAGTTTGCAGCGAAGATCATTGAAG GTCACTTTCTCTTGACAAACTTGCTGCTGGACAAACTGAAAGCCTCAGCCCCTTCACGGATCATCAACCTCTCATCCTTGGCCCACGTTGCAGGACACATAGACTTTGATGACTTGAACTGGGAGAAGAGGAAGTATGACACCAAAGCGGCTTATTGCCAGAGTAAGCTGGCCGTCATCCTCTTTACCAAGGAGCTGAGCCGGCGGCTgcagg GCACAGGCGTGACTGTCAATGCACTGCACCCTGGTGTGGCCAGGACAGAGctgggcagacacacaggcatgcacagcTCTGCCTTCTCCAGTTTCACACTCG GGCCCATCTTCTGGCTGTTGGTCAAGAGCCCCCAGCTGGCAGCCCAGCCCAGCACGTACCTGGCCGTGGCAGAGGAATTGGAGGGTGTTTCTGGAAAGTACTTTGATGGACTCAAAGAGAAGGCTCCAGCCCCGGAAGCTGAGGATGAAGAGGTAGCCCAGAGGCTTTGGGCTGAAAGTGCCCGCTTGGTGGGCTTGGAGATGTCAGGTGTTTCCTCAGTGAGGGGGCAGCCCCTCCCTAAATAA